The following is a genomic window from Cryptococcus neoformans var. neoformans B-3501A chromosome 12, whole genome shotgun sequence.
ATCGACGAATAACTTTGGCTGCTTCGTTCTCGGATGATGTCTTGTCGCCGCTtgtaataataataagaAGTGATCTCGTCCTTGGCTCGGCGGCCGCcgctcctccaccactcaAGTCACGTGATCGTTGCAAAAGTCGGCCGCGTGGACTATGGTGCAAATACTAGAAGGCCGGTACTAGTAGCAGTACGTAGTGATACTTATAATCTGGTGGTTCATCCCGTGGTGAAAGCGTTCCAATACCCTGCTCGGATATGTGCTACTGTGCACGCAGGAGATCGATAGTCACGCATGGAGGCCAATGCGTTTGAGCCGATACCAGAATTCACAATTAATCTCAATTCATCTCTATGATATCAAACTATTTTCTCTACTCCTCACCAACCTTCTGACTTTGCACTTCTCCAACGCTCTGGCCCTCCCTGATCTTCTGAACGGTACTCTTGCCTGGAAGCACCATTGTAGGGGGCAAGTGGGTGAGGtcgggaaggagagaggcgGCAGTCAATCGGGCATTTTGTTGGAGGACCATGCTAGAACACAGACAGAATCAATACCGATCCATGATAAGAAAGATGAAATAGATACTTACTCCATGATGACCAGAGCAGCCATGGTCTCCACGATAGGAACAGCACGAGGAACGACACAGGGGTCGTGTCGGCCCTTGGCAGCCAACACGCCTTCGGAACCATCGTACCTGGCAGTAGACTGTTCTTGAGCGATGGTCGCAGGAGGCTTGAAACCGATTCTAAACATATGCATTAGGCCTTGTCACACTGAGGTCGGAGCTTTGAACTTGCCTGAAGTAGATATCCTCGCCATTCGAAATACCTCCTTGAACACCACCACTCCAGTTGGTCACAgtcctcaaccttcttcccccgGTCTTTTCATCGACGCCCTCCACGAAAGGATCGTTGTGAAGACTACCAGGGAAAGTGGATCCACGAAGACCCGAGCCGATTTCGAAAGACTTGGTAGAGGGGATAGAAAGCATGGCGTGGGCAAGGACAGCCTCCAGCTTGTCGAAACAGGGCTCACCCAGACCGAGGGGGCATCGACGGATAACACAGGTGATGGAACCACCCAAGGAATCatccttggccttggcaGCACGAATagtctcctccatctttttGCTAGTCTCTTTGTGAGGGCATCGGGTGATCTCCTTGTCAACTTCCTCTCTAGTAACAGTCTGCACAAGGTCCATGTACGCTTTGCCCAaaacctcatcctcttcgtcggcGAAAGGCAAAGCGGTCTTGCCAACACTGGCGACAAAGGCAACAATCTCGACGCCAAAAGCCTCCTTCAAGTACTTCTCCGCAATCGCACCAGCCGCAACTCGTCCGATAGTCTCACGCGCGGACGCACGACCACCGCCAGAAGAGGCCTTGACACCGTACTTGGCAAGGTAGGTGTAGTCGGCGTGGGAAGGCCGGGGGTAAAGGTCAGTTTCGGCGTAGTCATGAGGTCGCTGGTCCTTGTTGTGGACAAGAAGGCCGATAGGAGTACCAAGAGTAACGCCGTGCTCGGTACCAGACTGAACGTGAACAGTGTCGAACTCGGATCGCTGCAATTCGCGGTTAGTGTACGCTTTCAGAAATATTttcaaggaggatgaaacaAACAGCAGTAGTAATATCG
Proteins encoded in this region:
- a CDS encoding hypothetical protein (Match to ESTs gb|CF189376.1|CF189376, gb|CF189375.1|CF189375; HMMPfam hit to Chorismate_synt, Chorismate synthase, score: 706.4, E(): 1.6e-209), which gives rise to MSSFGTLYRVHTYGESHCKSVGCIVDGVPPGLQLTEADIQTQLSRRRPGQSDITTARSEFDTVHVQSGTEHGVTLGTPIGLLVHNKDQRPHDYAETDLYPRPSHADYTYLAKYGVKASSGGGRASARETIGRVAAGAIAEKYLKEAFGVEIVAFVASVGKTALPFADEEDEVLGKAYMDLVQTVTREEVDKEITRCPHKETSKKMEETIRAAKAKDDSLGGSITCVIRRCPLGLGEPCFDKLEAVLAHAMLSIPSTKSFEIGSGLRGSTFPGSLHNDPFVEGVDEKTGGRRLRTVTNWSGGVQGGISNGEDIYFRIGFKPPATIAQEQSTARYDGSEGVLAAKGRHDPCVVPRAVPIVETMAALVIMDMVLQQNARLTAASLLPDLTHLPPTMVLPGKSTVQKIREGQSVGEVQSQKVGEE